From the Temnothorax longispinosus isolate EJ_2023e chromosome 6, Tlon_JGU_v1, whole genome shotgun sequence genome, one window contains:
- the LOC139814928 gene encoding uncharacterized protein: MKSNKDTQSSVENSKQTVKELEVESKKRKLNEITVCSAEKDRSLETMKRAIELELNSQKLHIRREYKLTQKSNFDLWMDYLKSELMNNELLDVIDSNIESPENLSELKVAKRKSLVRDIIINHLDKNYHKRILHEKDPKEILKKLREYKKSEVNVTHASVRAKLYQIKMRKDEKVSDFCERFDSIIREYESCEDAVPLAEQEIRSALYQAVSINVPELRNVDLIRRQTNLKEMNIDEIKSFMMQLEAETKNENREKLEKPEVRVQRAAAEENMKQVKCYRCNRMGHMAKDCPLIEFGAWFCYYCQEVRGHKGDNCPSAEAQANRARGKR; the protein is encoded by the exons atgaaaagcaATAAAGATACCCAAAGTTCAGTAGAAAACAGTAAACAAACGGTTAAAGAACTAGAGGTAGAgtctaaaaagagaaaattaaatgaaataacagTCTGTTCAGCCGAAAAAGATAGAAGTTTAGAGACAATGAAAAGAGCTATAGAATTGGAATTGAACAGTCAAAAGTTGCATATTAGAAGAGAATATAAGCTGACGCAAAAATCCAACTTTGATCTTTGgatggattatttaaaatctgagTTAATGAATAACGAGTTGTTAGATGTAATAGATTCAAACATTGAAAGTCCAGAAAATCTCTCCGAACTAAAAGTTGCTAAGAGAAAAAGTCTAgttagagatataataatcaatcacTTAGATAAAAACTATCATAAAAGGATTCTACATGAAAAAGATccgaaagaaattttgaagaaattgagagaatataaaaagagTGAAGTAAACGTTACTCATGCATCGGTACGAGCTAAActctatcaaattaaaatgagaaaagacgAAAAAGTAAGTGATTTTTGTGAACGCTTTGATTCAATAATTAGAGAATATGAATCATGTGAAGATGCGGTACCCCTCGCAGAACAAGAGATTAGATCTGCACTTTATCAGGCTGTGTCAATTAATGTACCAGAGCTGAGGAATGTAGATTTAATTAGAAGACAAACTAATCTTAAAGAAATGAACATAGATGAAATAAAGTCTTTTATGATGCAGTTAGAAGCAGAGACTAAAAACgagaatagagaaaaattagagaaaccCGAAGTCAGGGTACAGAGGGCTGCTGCAGAAGAGAACATGAAACAAGTGAAATGCTACAGATGCAACCGAATGGGTCATATGGCGAAGGACTGTCCACTAATAGAATTTGGTGCCTGGTTTTGTTACTACTGCCAGGAAGTACGAGGTCACAAGGGTGATAATTGTCCGAGTGCCGAAGCCCAGGCGAACAGAGCTAGAGgaaaaag ATAA